In Aridibaculum aurantiacum, the following proteins share a genomic window:
- a CDS encoding TIGR00730 family Rossman fold protein, producing the protein MPYTSLAVFCGSQKGNNPVYVQHAQELGAFMGKNNITLIYGGGSKGLMGAVADAVMGEGGKVMGIIPEILIGWEHQHTGITDLQIVQDMHSRKKIMYDLCDAAIILPGGFGTLDELFEMLTWNTLKIHEKKVILLNSAGFYDHLIAHINQMQQSAFLYENWTDRILVVNSAEEVIDLFYQNKL; encoded by the coding sequence ATGCCATACACATCGCTTGCAGTATTCTGCGGATCACAAAAAGGTAATAACCCTGTTTATGTTCAACATGCACAGGAGCTAGGAGCTTTTATGGGGAAGAACAATATCACCCTGATATATGGCGGTGGCAGTAAGGGACTGATGGGCGCAGTGGCCGATGCAGTAATGGGTGAAGGAGGAAAAGTAATGGGTATCATTCCAGAGATACTGATTGGATGGGAACACCAACATACAGGCATTACAGACCTTCAGATAGTGCAGGATATGCACAGCCGCAAAAAGATAATGTATGACTTGTGTGATGCAGCCATCATTTTACCTGGCGGCTTTGGTACCCTTGATGAACTTTTTGAAATGCTGACATGGAATACGCTTAAGATCCATGAGAAAAAAGTAATCCTGCTTAATTCAGCAGGATTTTATGATCACTTGATTGCGCATATTAATCAGATGCAGCAAAGCGCGTTTTTGTATGAAAACTGGACAGACAGAATCTTAGTTGTGAATTCAGCAGAAGAAGTTATCGACCTCTTCTACCAAAATAAACTGTAA
- a CDS encoding PKD domain-containing protein: MKHRVSLALVVAFICLQFTSLAQYANLEFIENKGQWDSKVKFKGSIANGGFFLEENGFTVVKENDEDMERVGEYFHGHSHAAARKAPPATSEKELNVRAHAYKVQFVNAGNPTIVPDKPLDTYNNYFIGSDASKWATNCRIYQGITYQEIYPGVDVRYYTSEGKLKYDIIVKKGANLARIAMKYDGVDGLSVKNEELIIKTSVGEMRELAPYAFQVINGVKQEVKCRFKVAGKQVQFAVENYNRNEPLIIDPVLIFSTFSGSTADNWGYTATYGNDGTFYAGGIVFGSGFPTSPGAYQVNYGGGTTSNSLAGFDIGIMKFSANGTQRLYGTYLGGTGNEQPTSLIVDGQGNLVIGGNTTSANYPTTGPVIGPGGDWDIFITKLNASGTNLVGSRKIGGSGRDGVNIRPKSEPPLGAASIRRNYGDDSRSEVMLDGSNNIILVSNTQSGNFPVTPGVFQSTFGGAQDAVVIKMTPNVDNVLFSSFLGGAGDDAAFVVAIHPINGNLYVGGNTTSISDLPGDKTGVLYPGFQGGVTDGFVSIVNPAGTSLIRTTYIGTTGNDMLYGIQFDNRGFPYIMGTTTGTWPILNAAFSQAGGKQFISKLQPDLSGYVYSTVFGTNSPTPNLSPTAMLVDRCENVYVSGWGGSINDAAGTYPNSGTTGLQTTQDALPYPRADRISDGSDFYFFVLEKNATRQLYGSFFGQFGGSGEHVDGGTSRFDRQGIIYQSLCANCGRNASFPTTPGAWAATNGSNNCNLAAVKIEFDFAGIANTIESSINGVRGDSSGCVPLRVRFEDLNAEGQSYRWDFGDNTPEVTTTVPSVEHIYNAVGDYRVRLISIDSNSCNISDTSYQWIRVREDIATPNFNFSKVGGCASTTYQFNNTSTSATGRPFTNTSFQWFFDDGTPPVTTGTASINHTFAGPGTYRVKLVVVDTAFCNAPDSIIQNVRIAANVRASVRNVDSSACAPHTITFDNNSQGGESFEWDFGDGTTSTEQSPTKTYTIPGTYNITLVATDNSTCNVTDTLRFRIVISGSPTASFVYTPVPPRENTPVEFFNNSTGASSYRWEFGDGEVLETTSTNPISHIFNETRTYQTCLIAINQYGCRDTICQPIQARVIPLLDVPNAFTPNGDGVNDKVFVRGFGIAKMNWRIYNRWGTVVFQTNNRTEGWDGTYRGAKQPKEVYHYVLDVEFSDGKKYQKKGDITLL; this comes from the coding sequence TTGAAACATCGAGTATCATTAGCCCTGGTCGTAGCCTTTATTTGTCTCCAATTTACCAGCTTAGCGCAATATGCAAACCTGGAATTTATAGAAAACAAAGGGCAGTGGGATTCTAAAGTAAAATTTAAAGGTTCAATAGCAAATGGCGGTTTCTTTTTAGAAGAAAATGGTTTTACCGTAGTAAAAGAAAACGATGAGGACATGGAACGTGTGGGTGAATATTTTCATGGCCACTCGCATGCTGCTGCAAGGAAAGCACCTCCTGCCACCTCTGAAAAAGAATTGAATGTAAGGGCACATGCTTACAAGGTGCAGTTTGTAAATGCAGGCAATCCTACCATTGTTCCCGACAAACCTCTCGATACCTACAACAACTATTTTATTGGAAGTGATGCTTCTAAATGGGCAACCAATTGCCGCATCTACCAGGGCATTACTTACCAGGAAATTTATCCCGGTGTAGATGTTCGCTATTACACTTCTGAAGGAAAATTAAAGTACGACATCATTGTAAAGAAGGGCGCTAATCTTGCCAGGATAGCCATGAAATACGATGGTGTGGATGGTCTTTCTGTAAAAAATGAAGAACTGATCATCAAAACTTCAGTAGGCGAAATGCGTGAACTAGCACCTTATGCGTTCCAGGTTATCAATGGTGTAAAACAAGAAGTAAAATGTCGTTTTAAAGTAGCAGGCAAGCAGGTTCAATTTGCAGTGGAAAACTACAACCGTAACGAACCACTCATCATCGACCCTGTATTGATCTTCTCCACCTTTTCAGGCAGTACCGCCGACAACTGGGGCTATACAGCTACCTATGGAAACGACGGAACTTTTTACGCCGGCGGTATTGTGTTCGGCTCTGGTTTTCCTACCAGCCCGGGCGCTTACCAGGTAAATTATGGCGGCGGAACTACCAGTAACTCACTTGCAGGTTTCGATATAGGTATCATGAAGTTTAGTGCTAATGGCACCCAAAGATTATATGGTACTTATTTAGGCGGAACTGGCAATGAGCAGCCAACCAGTTTAATAGTAGATGGGCAAGGCAACCTTGTCATTGGTGGAAATACAACTTCTGCGAATTATCCGACTACTGGCCCGGTGATAGGCCCAGGTGGCGATTGGGATATTTTCATAACCAAACTAAATGCTAGCGGCACCAACCTGGTAGGTAGCCGCAAAATAGGCGGTTCAGGAAGAGACGGTGTTAATATTCGTCCTAAGAGCGAACCTCCATTGGGTGCTGCTTCCATCCGCCGCAACTATGGCGACGACTCCAGGAGCGAGGTCATGTTGGATGGATCAAATAATATTATTCTTGTTTCAAATACTCAGTCAGGAAATTTCCCTGTTACGCCAGGCGTGTTCCAGTCAACTTTTGGAGGCGCGCAAGACGCGGTTGTCATCAAAATGACACCCAATGTTGACAATGTACTTTTCAGCAGCTTTTTAGGTGGCGCAGGCGATGATGCTGCTTTCGTAGTTGCTATCCATCCTATAAACGGCAACTTGTATGTTGGCGGCAACACCACGAGCATTTCCGACCTACCGGGTGATAAAACAGGTGTACTGTACCCGGGTTTCCAGGGTGGTGTTACGGATGGTTTTGTTTCAATTGTAAATCCTGCAGGTACTTCTCTTATTCGAACTACTTATATAGGCACTACCGGTAATGATATGTTGTATGGCATCCAGTTCGACAACAGGGGCTTCCCCTACATCATGGGTACCACCACCGGCACATGGCCAATATTGAATGCAGCTTTTAGCCAGGCAGGTGGTAAGCAGTTTATCTCCAAACTACAACCTGATCTTTCAGGATATGTATATTCTACAGTGTTTGGAACCAACTCACCTACTCCCAATCTTTCACCTACAGCAATGCTGGTAGATAGATGTGAGAACGTATACGTTTCAGGATGGGGAGGCAGCATTAACGATGCAGCAGGCACTTATCCTAACTCAGGTACAACAGGCCTTCAGACTACACAAGATGCTTTACCCTATCCACGCGCTGATAGGATTTCGGATGGTAGCGATTTCTATTTCTTTGTTTTAGAAAAGAATGCTACCCGCCAATTATATGGCAGCTTCTTTGGACAGTTTGGTGGTTCAGGCGAACACGTAGATGGAGGTACAAGCCGCTTCGACAGGCAAGGTATTATCTACCAATCGTTGTGCGCCAACTGTGGAAGAAATGCTAGTTTTCCTACTACACCCGGGGCATGGGCAGCAACCAATGGATCAAACAACTGTAACCTTGCTGCAGTAAAAATTGAATTCGACTTTGCCGGTATTGCCAATACAATTGAATCATCCATCAACGGTGTTCGTGGCGACAGTTCAGGCTGTGTTCCGTTGCGTGTCAGGTTTGAAGACTTGAATGCAGAAGGTCAATCGTACAGGTGGGACTTTGGCGACAATACGCCAGAAGTAACTACTACTGTTCCTAGCGTAGAGCACATCTATAATGCTGTAGGCGACTACAGGGTGCGGCTAATTTCAATCGACAGCAACTCCTGCAACATCTCTGATACATCGTACCAATGGATAAGGGTAAGAGAGGATATTGCTACACCTAATTTCAACTTTAGCAAAGTAGGTGGCTGTGCTTCTACTACTTACCAGTTCAACAATACATCTACATCTGCTACAGGCAGGCCATTTACCAATACATCATTCCAATGGTTCTTTGATGATGGCACACCGCCTGTAACCACGGGTACAGCATCTATCAATCACACCTTTGCCGGACCAGGAACATATAGGGTAAAATTGGTAGTGGTGGATACTGCTTTTTGTAACGCCCCGGATTCCATTATCCAAAATGTACGTATAGCAGCCAATGTAAGAGCCAGCGTAAGAAATGTTGACTCAAGCGCTTGTGCTCCACATACCATTACGTTTGACAACAACTCCCAGGGAGGTGAAAGCTTTGAGTGGGACTTTGGTGATGGCACTACATCTACTGAACAATCTCCTACTAAAACATATACTATTCCCGGAACGTACAACATCACTTTGGTGGCAACGGACAATAGTACGTGTAATGTAACGGACACGCTCAGGTTTAGGATCGTAATAAGTGGCAGCCCAACAGCGTCCTTTGTTTACACACCTGTACCACCAAGAGAGAACACTCCGGTAGAGTTCTTCAATAATTCAACTGGCGCCAGCAGTTATAGGTGGGAGTTTGGTGATGGAGAGGTATTGGAAACTACTTCCACCAATCCAATTTCACACATTTTCAATGAAACACGCACCTACCAGACTTGCCTGATCGCAATCAATCAATACGGTTGCCGCGACACAATATGCCAGCCTATACAGGCACGCGTTATCCCGCTATTGGATGTACCAAATGCATTTACACCAAATGGTGACGGTGTAAACGACAAAGTTTTTGTTCGCGGATTTGGTATAGCAAAAATGAACTGGAGGATCTACAACCGTTGGGGTACTGTTGTATTTCAAACCAACAACAGAACCGAAGGCTGGGATGGAACATACCGAGGCGCTAAGCAACCCAAAGAAGTTTATCACTACGTGCTCGATGTAGAATTCTCTGATGGAAAGAAATACCAGAAGAAGGGAGATATTACCCTATTATGA
- the trpS gene encoding tryptophan--tRNA ligase produces the protein MSGIRPTGFLHLGNYFGAIRNYVKMQEEFECYFMVADLHSLTTHPDTKELKGNVHRVLAENIACGLDPDKAAFYCQSHIYETSELYLYLNMLAYKGELEKTTTFKDKVRQSPDNVNAGLLTYPVLQTADIILHRASLVPVGKDQEQHLEMARNFVKRFNHRYGDVFPEPMAFNYSQELVKVPSLDGSGKMSKSENQMATLYLADDDEMIRKKVMKAKTDAGPTEPNSEKPEYISNLFLLMKLVSSQEVIEKYEADFNTCNIRYGDMKKQLAEDMVAFIAPIREKVDGILADDAYLRQVMEKGAEKARASASETMKLVREAIGLNYF, from the coding sequence ATGAGTGGGATCAGGCCCACAGGATTTTTGCACCTTGGTAATTACTTTGGTGCCATCAGGAATTATGTAAAAATGCAGGAGGAGTTTGAGTGCTATTTTATGGTAGCAGACCTTCACTCGCTAACCACGCATCCTGATACAAAAGAACTGAAGGGTAATGTGCATCGCGTGCTGGCGGAGAACATCGCCTGCGGACTTGACCCGGATAAGGCTGCTTTTTATTGCCAAAGTCATATATACGAAACCAGCGAGCTGTACCTGTACCTGAACATGCTGGCTTATAAGGGCGAGCTGGAAAAGACAACAACTTTTAAAGACAAGGTGCGTCAAAGCCCGGATAATGTAAATGCCGGTTTGCTTACTTATCCTGTCCTTCAAACAGCTGATATCATACTTCACCGTGCGTCGCTGGTGCCGGTAGGTAAAGACCAGGAGCAACACCTGGAAATGGCGCGCAATTTTGTAAAGCGTTTCAACCACAGGTATGGTGACGTTTTCCCGGAACCAATGGCATTTAACTATAGCCAGGAGCTGGTAAAGGTGCCGAGCCTGGATGGCAGTGGCAAAATGAGTAAGAGCGAAAACCAAATGGCTACGCTGTACCTGGCCGATGATGATGAAATGATAAGAAAGAAGGTGATGAAGGCTAAAACGGATGCGGGACCTACAGAACCTAATTCAGAAAAACCTGAATATATCTCCAACTTGTTTTTGCTGATGAAGCTGGTGAGCAGCCAGGAGGTTATTGAAAAATATGAAGCTGACTTCAATACCTGCAACATCAGGTATGGCGACATGAAAAAGCAACTGGCTGAAGATATGGTGGCTTTTATAGCTCCTATTCGTGAAAAGGTAGATGGCATTTTAGCAGATGATGCTTACCTGCGCCAGGTGATGGAGAAGGGTGCAGAAAAGGCAAGAGCAAGTGCCAGTGAAACCATGAAACTGGTTCGTGAGGCAATTGGATTAAATTACTTTTAG
- a CDS encoding FAD-binding oxidoreductase, with translation MNAVSDATLSLEHLSQLKSIVGEPYVLADEESLENYGHDQTEHLLYLPSVVVKPRTPEEISAILKMCNEDYIPVTPRGAGTGLSGGALPNRGGVLISTERLNSILHIDERNLQVTVEPGVITEVLQDAVKEKGLFYPPDPSSRGSCFIGGNISANSGGPKAVKYGVVRDYVLNLQVVLPTGEIIWTGANVLKNSTGYNLTQLIVGSEGTLGIVTKIVLKLIPLPKYDLLMLVPFKSLEKAGEAVSAIFRAGYTPSGLELVEVEALKIVSDFINNTTVPIPDDIAAHLIIEVDGNNMDVMMSEMEAISELMLQYEAEDVLFADDAQQKAELWKMRRRVAEAVKLAGYTIEEDTVVPRAELPALIHGVKKLGKEYNFHAVCYGHAGDGNLHIRIKKEGTANSQDDLEVIAGIRALFNLVYSLGGTISGEHGIGLIQKRYLDIVFTETHLNLMRQIKKAFDPNNILNAGKIFD, from the coding sequence ATGAACGCAGTTTCGGACGCAACCTTATCCCTTGAACATCTTTCACAGCTGAAGTCTATTGTAGGTGAACCATATGTATTGGCAGATGAAGAAAGCCTAGAAAACTATGGACACGACCAGACAGAACACCTGCTATATCTTCCTTCGGTAGTAGTAAAACCGCGTACACCAGAAGAAATAAGTGCCATTTTAAAAATGTGTAACGAGGATTATATACCGGTAACTCCCAGGGGTGCAGGCACAGGGCTAAGTGGTGGTGCATTGCCAAACAGGGGCGGTGTTTTAATATCAACTGAACGACTGAATTCCATTCTTCATATTGATGAACGTAACCTGCAGGTGACTGTAGAACCTGGCGTTATAACAGAAGTACTTCAGGATGCGGTAAAAGAAAAAGGATTGTTCTACCCGCCTGATCCAAGTAGCCGCGGCAGTTGTTTCATTGGTGGAAATATTTCTGCCAATAGCGGTGGTCCAAAAGCAGTGAAATATGGGGTGGTAAGAGATTATGTACTGAACCTGCAGGTGGTTTTACCAACCGGCGAGATCATATGGACCGGTGCTAATGTGCTGAAAAATTCAACCGGCTACAACCTTACCCAGCTAATTGTTGGTAGCGAAGGAACATTAGGCATTGTTACGAAGATTGTTTTGAAGCTTATTCCCCTGCCAAAGTACGACCTGTTGATGCTCGTTCCTTTTAAGTCGCTCGAGAAAGCCGGGGAAGCAGTGAGTGCCATCTTCAGAGCAGGTTATACACCTAGTGGGCTTGAGCTAGTAGAAGTAGAAGCGCTGAAGATTGTAAGTGATTTTATCAATAATACCACTGTACCTATTCCCGATGATATAGCTGCCCACCTGATAATAGAAGTGGATGGCAATAACATGGATGTGATGATGAGCGAGATGGAAGCCATCAGCGAGCTTATGTTGCAGTACGAAGCTGAAGATGTATTATTTGCCGACGATGCACAACAAAAGGCTGAGCTATGGAAAATGCGGAGGCGTGTAGCTGAAGCTGTAAAACTTGCTGGTTATACTATAGAAGAAGATACGGTGGTACCACGAGCAGAATTACCTGCGCTTATTCACGGGGTAAAAAAGCTGGGAAAAGAATACAACTTTCACGCTGTGTGCTACGGACATGCGGGCGATGGAAACCTTCACATCCGCATAAAAAAAGAAGGCACAGCCAATAGCCAGGACGACCTGGAAGTGATAGCCGGCATTCGCGCTTTGTTCAACCTGGTGTACAGCCTTGGCGGAACCATTAGCGGGGAACATGGGATTGGGCTGATTCAAAAAAGATATTTAGATATCGTGTTTACCGAAACGCACCTGAACCTGATGCGCCAGATTAAGAAGGCTTTTGATCCGAATAATATCCTGAACGCAGGTAAGATTTTTGATTAA
- a CDS encoding deoxynucleoside kinase, with the protein MPKNKKPKHIAIAGNIGAGKTTLTEALSKHYRWIPQFEDVANNPYLNDFYEDMPRWSFNLQIYFLNSRLNQLLEIQRGTETIIQDRTIYEDANIFAPNLHDMGLMSKRDFDNYYQFFQTLKSMVQPPDLLIYLQASVPTLVGQIQKRGREYEENIRLDYLKKLNEYYNKWIENYKEGPLLVIDVDKNKFGENSEDMGDIINKIDAQLFGLF; encoded by the coding sequence ATGCCAAAGAATAAAAAACCAAAACATATAGCCATAGCCGGGAATATAGGTGCCGGCAAAACCACCCTTACCGAAGCGTTGAGCAAGCATTACCGCTGGATACCTCAGTTTGAAGATGTAGCTAATAACCCGTACCTGAATGATTTTTACGAGGATATGCCGCGCTGGAGTTTCAACCTGCAGATCTACTTTTTGAACAGCCGTTTGAACCAGTTGCTGGAGATACAAAGAGGTACAGAAACAATTATACAAGACAGGACGATCTACGAGGATGCGAACATATTTGCGCCCAACCTCCACGACATGGGTTTGATGAGCAAGCGCGATTTTGATAACTATTACCAGTTCTTTCAAACGCTGAAAAGCATGGTGCAGCCACCAGATCTGCTTATTTACCTGCAGGCGTCGGTGCCTACGCTGGTAGGTCAAATACAAAAGCGCGGCAGGGAATACGAAGAAAATATCAGGCTGGATTACCTGAAGAAATTGAATGAATATTACAACAAGTGGATCGAGAATTACAAAGAGGGGCCACTACTGGTTATAGATGTAGATAAGAACAAGTTTGGCGAGAACTCAGAAGATATGGGAGATATCATCAATAAAATAGACGCGCAGTTGTTTGGGCTGTTTTAG
- the recG gene encoding ATP-dependent DNA helicase RecG, with amino-acid sequence MNSAPSILDSPIEYLKGVGPLKADMLKKELNIFTFGDLLEHFPLRHIDKTAVSKIAAINSSTEFVQVVGVLDEMVAMGEKRSKRLIAQLRDNTGAVELCWFQSIHFVQKALVPGQKYLAFGKVSFFNGRPQMTHPELEPYNPAVAEGKGLEPIYPTTEKLKAKALNGKQLGKLTAALLAIISPKDIPEMIPAPIVSRLQMVPRYDAYVNIHYPKSASIYQQALYRLKFQEFFIAQVRLGITRLQRHRHSQGVVFEKVGEYFNTFYNQYLPFQLTGAQKRVLKEIRTDTGRGKQMNRLLQGDVGSGKTIVALLTMLLAADNGYQSCLMAPTEILATQHYNALNELLQNMPVEIGLLTGSTKIAQRRQLLQQLADGSLHMVVGTHALIEDPVVFHKLGLSIIDEQHRFGVAQRAKLWAKAAIHPHVLVMTATPIPRTLAMTAYGDLDYSIMDELPPGRQPVTTVHRNEMHRVKVMDFIRHEIEKGRQAYIIFPLIEESDKLDYENLMDGYEHVKAFFPEPKYWISMVHGRQTPEVKETNMQRFVKGDTQIMVSTTVIEVGVNVPNASIMVIENAEKFGLSQLHQLRGRVGRGSEKSYCILLTGSKLSNDARERIKTMCDTNDGFKIAEKDLELRGPGDIEGTRQSGALNFKLASLVNDKPILEQAKQEAELLLENDEDLGAIDNAPLKNYLSLQKGKTAWSKIS; translated from the coding sequence ATCAATTCTGCGCCCTCCATATTAGACAGCCCTATAGAATACCTGAAAGGTGTGGGACCACTGAAGGCTGATATGCTGAAGAAGGAACTGAACATCTTCACCTTTGGCGACCTGCTGGAGCACTTTCCGCTGCGACACATTGACAAAACAGCCGTAAGTAAAATAGCCGCCATCAATTCATCTACCGAATTTGTGCAGGTTGTGGGCGTGCTGGACGAAATGGTGGCAATGGGAGAAAAAAGAAGTAAAAGATTGATCGCCCAGCTGCGCGACAATACGGGTGCAGTGGAATTGTGCTGGTTTCAATCAATTCACTTTGTGCAGAAGGCCCTTGTGCCGGGGCAGAAATACCTGGCTTTTGGAAAAGTGAGCTTTTTCAACGGCCGCCCGCAAATGACACACCCCGAGCTGGAGCCTTACAATCCCGCAGTGGCAGAAGGCAAAGGATTAGAACCTATTTATCCTACCACCGAAAAGCTAAAAGCAAAAGCGCTCAATGGCAAACAACTGGGAAAACTAACAGCGGCACTCCTCGCCATCATTTCTCCCAAAGACATCCCGGAGATGATCCCTGCTCCCATTGTATCCAGGCTGCAGATGGTGCCGCGTTACGACGCTTATGTAAATATTCATTATCCTAAGTCAGCAAGTATTTACCAGCAGGCGCTTTACCGCCTGAAGTTCCAGGAGTTTTTTATTGCGCAGGTAAGGCTGGGCATTACCCGGCTGCAGCGTCACCGGCACAGCCAGGGCGTGGTGTTCGAAAAGGTGGGTGAATACTTCAATACGTTTTACAACCAATACCTCCCCTTCCAGCTTACTGGCGCGCAAAAAAGGGTTTTGAAAGAAATACGTACCGATACCGGCCGCGGCAAACAAATGAACAGGCTGCTGCAGGGCGATGTAGGCAGCGGTAAGACCATTGTTGCGCTCTTAACCATGTTGCTGGCCGCCGACAACGGCTACCAAAGCTGCCTGATGGCACCCACCGAAATACTGGCTACGCAGCACTACAACGCGCTGAACGAACTGCTGCAAAACATGCCGGTAGAAATAGGCTTACTAACCGGCAGCACCAAAATTGCACAGCGCAGGCAATTGTTGCAGCAGCTGGCAGATGGCTCTTTGCATATGGTAGTAGGAACACACGCGCTTATAGAAGATCCCGTTGTTTTTCACAAGCTAGGTCTTTCCATTATAGATGAACAGCACAGGTTTGGCGTAGCGCAGCGGGCTAAACTGTGGGCTAAAGCAGCCATTCATCCACATGTGCTGGTAATGACGGCCACACCTATTCCGCGTACACTGGCTATGACCGCCTATGGCGACCTGGATTATTCCATTATGGATGAACTGCCGCCGGGTAGGCAACCGGTAACCACCGTTCATCGCAATGAGATGCACCGCGTAAAGGTGATGGATTTTATAAGGCACGAGATAGAGAAAGGTAGGCAGGCTTACATCATCTTTCCTTTGATAGAAGAAAGCGACAAGCTGGACTACGAGAACCTGATGGATGGATATGAACATGTGAAAGCATTTTTTCCTGAACCGAAGTACTGGATAAGCATGGTTCATGGCAGGCAAACACCTGAAGTGAAGGAAACCAACATGCAACGATTTGTAAAAGGCGACACTCAGATAATGGTAAGTACTACGGTAATAGAAGTTGGTGTCAATGTGCCAAATGCATCCATAATGGTCATTGAAAATGCAGAGAAATTCGGCCTGTCGCAGCTGCACCAGTTACGGGGCAGGGTAGGTCGTGGTAGCGAAAAAAGCTATTGCATCTTGCTTACCGGCAGCAAGCTGAGCAACGACGCAAGGGAAAGGATCAAGACCATGTGCGATACAAATGATGGTTTTAAAATAGCAGAAAAAGACCTGGAACTGCGCGGCCCCGGCGATATTGAAGGAACGCGGCAAAGCGGTGCACTCAATTTCAAGCTGGCAAGCCTGGTGAACGATAAACCCATTTTAGAACAGGCAAAGCAGGAAGCTGAACTGCTGCTGGAAAACGACGAGGATCTGGGAGCAATAGATAATGCTCCGTTAAAGAACTACCTGTCTTTGCAAAAAGGTAAGACAGCCTGGAGCAAGATCTCGTAA
- a CDS encoding PorP/SprF family type IX secretion system membrane protein encodes MPNILKYKLLVWMLALGTMATAQDLHFSQYFNAPLLVNPANTGFTPDGDYRFGINYRTQWAAISNPYKTFSAFGDVQLFGDRFEDGWVGVGGALMRDVAGSGNLTSTRAFGSVAYHQAVGLGSLFSAGFNLGYVNKRVDFTKLTFDNQWNGKFFDITVPTGEGFINNQVNYFTLQAGLNYAYFPTENAYFNVGLSASHINRPRESFFDGSVADERLSPRYTAFINGSFRAGEQWIVNPNVYVSKMATAYETVAGVNAQRDLSGDGSTQLIMGAYYRLNDAIIPMVGFQVNGYRLTFNYDATASGLSPYNGTRGAYEISIIKQGMINTNSDLKCPAVRF; translated from the coding sequence ATGCCTAACATTCTAAAATATAAATTGCTCGTGTGGATGCTGGCTTTAGGCACTATGGCTACTGCCCAGGATCTTCACTTCTCTCAATACTTTAATGCGCCTTTATTGGTAAATCCTGCCAATACTGGTTTCACTCCTGATGGAGATTACCGCTTTGGTATAAACTATCGTACACAATGGGCTGCTATAAGCAACCCCTATAAAACCTTTAGCGCATTTGGCGATGTTCAGTTATTTGGCGACAGGTTTGAAGATGGCTGGGTGGGCGTTGGCGGCGCTTTGATGCGCGATGTGGCAGGTAGCGGCAACCTTACCAGCACACGTGCATTCGGATCAGTTGCTTATCACCAGGCAGTGGGGCTAGGTAGCTTGTTCAGTGCTGGTTTCAACCTTGGCTATGTTAACAAGCGGGTGGACTTCACTAAACTTACATTTGATAACCAGTGGAACGGTAAGTTCTTTGATATTACAGTTCCTACAGGCGAAGGTTTCATAAACAACCAGGTGAATTACTTTACGCTGCAGGCGGGTTTGAACTATGCTTATTTCCCTACAGAAAATGCTTACTTCAATGTTGGCTTAAGTGCTTCTCATATCAATCGTCCCCGCGAAAGTTTTTTTGATGGATCTGTTGCAGATGAAAGGCTTTCACCAAGGTATACAGCTTTTATCAACGGTAGCTTCAGGGCAGGGGAACAGTGGATCGTAAATCCAAATGTTTATGTAAGTAAAATGGCTACAGCTTACGAAACAGTTGCTGGTGTAAATGCGCAAAGAGATCTTAGCGGCGATGGAAGCACGCAGTTGATCATGGGCGCCTACTACAGGTTGAATGATGCCATCATACCCATGGTTGGTTTCCAGGTAAATGGTTACAGGCTTACGTTCAACTATGATGCTACTGCTTCAGGCCTTAGCCCTTACAACGGAACACGTGGCGCCTACGAAATATCAATCATTAAGCAAGGGATGATCAATACCAATAGTGATCTGAAATGTCCTGCTGTAAGATTTTAA